A stretch of Paludisphaera borealis DNA encodes these proteins:
- a CDS encoding energy-coupling factor transporter transmembrane component T family protein, with protein MALDGPLHRLDARVKLVAAVVYVVAVVATPLGSWRLLGLLGLVLAMLIAASGASPVRLFTRWLGFLALVGFLAAVTAGGLAARANMSWGLVVLNLLIKNSLAFLMMLVLVHVTTWPKLLLAMRRLGMPPVLAATLSFMDRYVNVLRDELERMRSARRARWFRRRGDLSIGTLSTLIGVLLLRALEREERVHAAMTARGWDGTIRTLED; from the coding sequence ATGGCGCTTGACGGTCCGCTCCACCGACTCGACGCCCGCGTCAAGCTCGTGGCGGCGGTCGTGTACGTGGTCGCCGTGGTCGCGACGCCGCTCGGCTCGTGGCGCTTGCTCGGGCTGCTCGGCCTGGTGCTCGCCATGCTGATCGCGGCCTCGGGGGCCTCGCCGGTCCGCCTGTTCACGCGTTGGCTGGGGTTTCTGGCCCTCGTCGGCTTTCTCGCGGCCGTGACGGCCGGCGGTCTGGCGGCCCGCGCGAACATGAGCTGGGGGCTCGTCGTCCTGAACCTGCTGATCAAGAACAGCCTGGCGTTCCTGATGATGCTGGTGTTGGTCCACGTTACGACCTGGCCCAAGCTCTTGCTGGCGATGCGCCGCCTGGGGATGCCGCCGGTACTGGCGGCGACGCTCAGCTTCATGGATCGCTACGTGAACGTCCTGCGCGACGAGCTGGAGCGGATGCGCTCGGCCCGTCGGGCTCGCTGGTTCCGTCGGCGGGGCGATCTCAGCATCGGCACGCTCTCGACCCTGATCGGGGTCCTCCTGCTCCGCGCGCTGGAACGCGAGGAACGCGTCCACGCGGCCATGACCGCCCGAGGTTGGGACGGCACGATTCGAACCCTGGAAGATTGA
- a CDS encoding energy-coupling factor ABC transporter ATP-binding protein translates to MTEHASDATAVRLSGLVYHYPDGKHALNGVSFEIAPGESVALIGPNGAGKSTLLLHLNGLLPGRRSSAASNHHHGVAWPSQKGRSPAAVWIDGLEVDARNAVEVRRRVGLLFQDPDDQLFSTSVIEDVAFGPLNLGLGKAEARRLALECLERVDLADAAERPPHHLSFGERKRVCLAGVLACGPSILALDEPTANLDPRGRRRFIQLIAGLSCTKLIATHDLEMVLEVCPRAILLDGGAVVADGPSRQILDDAPLLEAHGLETPLSLLIHRASPDQRPASPR, encoded by the coding sequence ATGACAGAACACGCGTCTGATGCGACGGCCGTCCGCTTGAGCGGGCTCGTCTACCATTACCCCGACGGCAAGCACGCGCTCAACGGCGTGAGCTTCGAGATCGCGCCGGGAGAGTCGGTCGCCCTGATCGGTCCCAACGGCGCGGGCAAGAGCACGCTATTGCTCCACCTCAACGGCCTGCTGCCGGGTCGCCGGAGTTCGGCCGCCTCGAACCACCACCACGGCGTCGCCTGGCCGTCGCAGAAGGGCCGGAGCCCGGCCGCCGTCTGGATCGACGGCCTCGAAGTCGACGCGCGGAACGCGGTCGAGGTCCGCCGCCGGGTCGGCCTGCTGTTCCAGGACCCCGACGACCAGCTCTTTTCGACCAGCGTGATCGAGGACGTCGCGTTCGGCCCGCTGAACCTCGGGCTCGGCAAGGCCGAGGCGCGTCGGCTCGCGCTCGAATGCCTGGAGCGGGTCGACCTCGCCGACGCCGCCGAACGACCGCCGCATCACCTGAGCTTCGGCGAGCGGAAACGCGTCTGCCTGGCCGGCGTGCTGGCGTGCGGCCCGTCGATCCTGGCTCTCGACGAGCCGACCGCCAACCTCGACCCGCGCGGGCGGCGGCGGTTCATCCAGTTGATCGCCGGACTCTCGTGCACGAAGTTGATCGCCACCCACGACCTGGAAATGGTCCTGGAAGTCTGTCCCCGGGCGATCCTGCTCGACGGCGGCGCGGTCGTCGCCGACGGCCCGAGTCGCCAGATCCTCGACGACGCCCCCTTGCTCGAAGCCCACGGCCTCGAAACGCCGCTCAGCCTGCTGATCCATCGCGCCTCGCCCGATCAACGCCCCGCGTCACCTCGGTAG
- a CDS encoding energy-coupling factor ABC transporter permease gives MTKGHGRRGFGLSRAGWDMHIPDVLIDGRVAIATTALGAAGLAYGLRVVERRHGARTTSLMGMMAAFVFAAQMVNFPVGPGVSGHLLGGVLSAVILGPWAGAVVIAAVLIVQCLLFQDGGLTALGANFINMGLVGAVGGYAVYAPIRRAIGGRRGVLIGSMIAAWFSVLLAAGAFTIELAILGGKHDFFRILSWMALVHAVIGVGEALITGLVVRFVLLTRPDLIDDEPGSDGLDEPTGRWLPGWLSTTLAGVGIALGVAVFLSPFASEAPDGLEYVGGKLGFLPEDDAPPMLAAPMPDYQLPVSVPVLGLDHVKLATALAGLTGTLAVFAFAWLLARVFSREGPPPGKVEFDGA, from the coding sequence GTGACGAAGGGTCACGGGAGGCGCGGTTTCGGGCTGTCGCGGGCGGGGTGGGACATGCACATACCGGACGTCTTGATCGATGGTCGGGTCGCGATCGCGACGACGGCCCTGGGCGCGGCGGGTCTGGCTTACGGGCTGAGAGTCGTCGAGCGGCGACACGGCGCGCGGACCACGTCGCTGATGGGCATGATGGCGGCGTTCGTGTTCGCGGCCCAGATGGTGAACTTCCCGGTCGGGCCGGGCGTGTCGGGTCACCTGCTCGGCGGCGTGCTGTCGGCGGTGATCCTCGGACCATGGGCCGGCGCCGTGGTGATCGCGGCCGTCCTGATCGTCCAGTGTCTGCTGTTTCAGGACGGCGGCCTAACGGCCCTGGGCGCGAACTTCATCAACATGGGCCTGGTCGGAGCCGTTGGCGGCTACGCCGTCTACGCGCCGATCCGCCGGGCGATCGGCGGTCGCCGGGGCGTCTTGATCGGCTCGATGATCGCGGCCTGGTTCTCGGTCTTGCTCGCGGCCGGCGCGTTCACGATCGAGCTGGCGATCCTCGGCGGCAAGCACGATTTCTTCCGCATCCTGAGCTGGATGGCGCTGGTGCACGCGGTGATCGGCGTGGGCGAGGCTCTCATCACGGGGCTGGTCGTCCGGTTCGTCCTCCTGACCCGCCCCGACCTGATCGATGACGAGCCAGGAAGCGACGGTCTCGACGAGCCGACGGGCCGATGGCTGCCGGGCTGGCTGTCGACGACGCTCGCCGGCGTGGGGATCGCGCTGGGGGTCGCCGTGTTCCTCTCCCCGTTCGCCAGCGAGGCGCCAGACGGTCTTGAATACGTCGGCGGCAAGCTCGGCTTTCTGCCCGAGGACGACGCCCCCCCCATGCTCGCCGCCCCGATGCCCGACTACCAGCTTCCGGTCTCGGTTCCCGTTCTCGGGCTCGACCACGTCAAGCTGGCGACCGCCCTCGCGGGGCTGACGGGAACGCTGGCGGTCTTCGCGTTCGCCTGGCTGCTGGCCCGGGTCTTCTCGCGCGAGGGCCCGCCGCCCGGGAAGGTCGAATTCGATGGCGCTTGA